In Chitinophaga sp. H8, the sequence TGTGATCCGGGGCAGGAACATAAAGAAGACCTGCAAAGCGGGATAAAGGCCGCTGCCAAAGGAGGTTTTACTACGGTGATGATCGTTCCTAACACGCAACCAGCATTATATACCAAACCTCAGATCGAATACGTACTCAGCAAAACCCGTCATACTGCGGTGAATGTTTTACCCATAGGGGCTGCCACCAAAAACCTGGAAGGTACTTCCCTGGCAGAAATGTATGAAATGCAGCAGGCAGGAGCAGTGGCTTTCTCTGACGGGCTTAAACCGATTCAATCTCCTGGCCTGGTACTCAAGGCCTTGCAATATATTAAAGCCTTCAATGGCATCCTTATCCAGCTGCCGGACGAACAAAGTATCTCTGGTCACGGACTGATGCACGAAGGCCTCTATTCTACCCAACTGGGCATGCCCGGCAAACCGGCACTCTCTGAAGAGCTGATTATTCAGCGCGACCTGGAGCTGGCCCGGTATACCGATTCCCGCATCCACTTTACCGGTGTGAGCACCCGTAAAGGGATCGCACTCATTGCAGCAGCTAAAGCGGAAGGTATCAAAGTAACCTGCTCCGTAACGCCTTACCACCTGTCGCTTACCGATGCACACCTGGTTAATTACGATACACATTTAAAAGTAAATCCTCCCCTGCGTACTGCTGATGATGTACAGGCACTGCAGGAAGCCCTGCAAAACGGGGTGATCGATTGTTTTGCTACCCATCACCTGCCACAGGACTGGGATGCCAAACAACTGGAGTTTGAATATGCTAAAAATGGTATGATAGGCCTGGAAAGCTGTTTTGGCGTGCTTAGAAAGCACCTCTCCGGTATTTCTCTGGATACCCTGGTGGGCATGATGAGCGAGCAACCGCGTAAAGTGTTCGGACTGTCACCCGTAAATGTACAGGAAGGTGCTGCAGCGAATCTTACTATCTTTGATCCGGAAACAGACTGGGAATTTACTACCGCAGCAATCGCTTCCCGGTCTAAGAATTCGGCGTACCTCGGTACAACGCTGAAAGGTAAAGTAGTGGCAGTTATCAATAACAGCCAGGTACACTATAATTAATCCGCATAGAAACAGCGTGACCATGACCAGCAAAAACCATCTTATATACGGAGCAACTACAGGTGTTGTGATGATTGTTATTACCATCATCTGCTACCTGCTTGGGGTAATACAACACGAATGGGCACAGTATGCGCCTTTAGCCATCATCCTGGGAGGTGTAATCCTCTCCTGTATCAACTTTTCCAAAATACATCGCCGGGAGGTAACCTTCAGCACTACTTTTTCAAACGGATTTAAAACAGTAGCGGTCATCACCCTGATCTTTGTAATATTCGCCCTGATTTTTATCACCATTTTTCCGGATATCAAAGCACAGGCGATGGCCAACATCGCCCTGGAAATGCAAAATCAGGGACAATCTGCGGAGGCCATCGCAGCCGCACAGGGAAAGTATACCGTGGTGATGATCGGCAAGCTGTTATATGGTATCTTGTCCTTTGGTATAGTAGCGGCCCTGATTGGTGCACTGGTAGCCAAAAAAAATACAAATACACCATCACCTAAATTATAAATCACTCCTTAGCTAGTATGAGTTTAGATATATCCATCATCGTTCCCTTAAAAAACGAAGAAGAATCTCTCCCCGAGCTGGTAGCCTGGATTGATAGGGTAATGCAGGCTCATCATTTCTCCTACGAAGTATGGATGGTAGATGATGGCAGCACAGATAATTCCTGGCAGGTGATACAACAACTCGCTGCGCAGAATAAAAACATAAAAGGCATCAAATTTCAGCGTAATTATGGCAAGTCGGCAGCGCTGAATGAAGGTTTCCGTGCAGCACAGGGGAATGTGGTGATTACCATGGATGCCGATCTGCAGGATAGCCCGGATGAAGTGCCTGAACTTTACCGGATGATCGTGGAAGATGGGTATGATGTGGTGAGTGGCTGGAAAAAGAAACGCTTCGATAATACCTTTACCAAAAACCTCCCCTCCAAATTATATAATTATACTACCACCAAAATGAGTGGTGTAGCGCTGCATGATATGAACTGCGGCCTTAAATCATACCGGAAGAAAGTCGTGAAATCCATCGAGGTATATGGCGAAATGCATCGCTATATCCCCGTTATCGCCAAATGGAACGGCTTCCGGAACATTGGTGAAAAAGTAGTGGAACACCGCGCCCGTAAATACGGTGTAACCAAATTCGGCCTGGAACGTTTTATCAACGGCTTTTTGGACCTGGCGTCTATTATGTTCATCAGCAAATTTGGTAAACGCCCCATGCACCTGTTTGGCGCATTGGGTACCCTCTTTTTCCTGGTAGGGTTCCTGATCGCTTTTTACCTGGGCTTTGCCAAAATTTTTTATGATCAATATAATATGACAGACCGGCCTATCTTTTACCTGGCACTGGTGGCGATGGTAATAGGATCCCAGCTGTTCCTCACAGGTTTTATAGGTGAACTGGTGGCCCGCAATGCTACTGAAAGGAATACCTACCTGGTGGAAACCCGGCTGGAACAAAAAGACTAGTCCATCATTCCTAATCTGAATCATGTTGCTAACTAAGAAGAAAATATTAATACTAGGTACAGCCTACCCCTTCCGGGGTGGGCTGGCTGCTTATAATGAGCGCCTGGCAGAAGAATTACAACAAACGGATGAAGTGGATATCTGGACTTTCACCGTGCAATACCCCAATTTCCTGTTCCCCGGTAAAAGCCAGTATTCTACCGATCCTCCGCCTGCACACCTGAAGATACGCCGCATGATCAAT encodes:
- a CDS encoding dihydroorotase gives rise to the protein MHILLKNVKIVAPSSPFHGQQKDISIQNGTIHQIADKLEAGTATVISGENLHVSAGWVDLFAHFCDPGQEHKEDLQSGIKAAAKGGFTTVMIVPNTQPALYTKPQIEYVLSKTRHTAVNVLPIGAATKNLEGTSLAEMYEMQQAGAVAFSDGLKPIQSPGLVLKALQYIKAFNGILIQLPDEQSISGHGLMHEGLYSTQLGMPGKPALSEELIIQRDLELARYTDSRIHFTGVSTRKGIALIAAAKAEGIKVTCSVTPYHLSLTDAHLVNYDTHLKVNPPLRTADDVQALQEALQNGVIDCFATHHLPQDWDAKQLEFEYAKNGMIGLESCFGVLRKHLSGISLDTLVGMMSEQPRKVFGLSPVNVQEGAAANLTIFDPETDWEFTTAAIASRSKNSAYLGTTLKGKVVAVINNSQVHYN
- a CDS encoding DUF4199 domain-containing protein — its product is MTSKNHLIYGATTGVVMIVITIICYLLGVIQHEWAQYAPLAIILGGVILSCINFSKIHRREVTFSTTFSNGFKTVAVITLIFVIFALIFITIFPDIKAQAMANIALEMQNQGQSAEAIAAAQGKYTVVMIGKLLYGILSFGIVAALIGALVAKKNTNTPSPKL
- a CDS encoding glycosyltransferase family 2 protein — translated: MSLDISIIVPLKNEEESLPELVAWIDRVMQAHHFSYEVWMVDDGSTDNSWQVIQQLAAQNKNIKGIKFQRNYGKSAALNEGFRAAQGNVVITMDADLQDSPDEVPELYRMIVEDGYDVVSGWKKKRFDNTFTKNLPSKLYNYTTTKMSGVALHDMNCGLKSYRKKVVKSIEVYGEMHRYIPVIAKWNGFRNIGEKVVEHRARKYGVTKFGLERFINGFLDLASIMFISKFGKRPMHLFGALGTLFFLVGFLIAFYLGFAKIFYDQYNMTDRPIFYLALVAMVIGSQLFLTGFIGELVARNATERNTYLVETRLEQKD